The proteins below are encoded in one region of Streptomyces ficellus:
- a CDS encoding demethylmenaquinone methyltransferase: MTRATLDKQPHEVASMFDDVAANYDLTNDVLSLGQDRRWRKEVAKAVGARPGQKVLDLAAGTGTSSLPFARSGAFVVPCDFSLGMLREGKKRHPWLPLTAGDATRLPFRDDVFDAVTISFGLRNVQDTDAALRELYRVTRPGGRVVICEFSHPTWAPFRTVYEEYLMRALPPVARAVSSSPDAYVYLAESIQSWPDQPTLAGLLKKAGWSKVAWRNLTGGIVALHRGTKA, from the coding sequence GTGACCCGAGCAACCCTGGACAAGCAGCCGCACGAAGTCGCCTCCATGTTCGACGACGTCGCCGCGAACTACGACCTCACCAACGACGTGCTCTCGCTCGGCCAGGACCGCCGGTGGCGCAAGGAGGTCGCCAAGGCGGTCGGCGCCCGGCCCGGCCAGAAGGTCCTCGACCTCGCGGCGGGCACGGGCACGTCGTCACTGCCGTTCGCCCGCTCCGGCGCGTTCGTCGTGCCGTGCGACTTCTCGCTCGGCATGCTGCGCGAGGGCAAGAAGCGCCACCCCTGGCTGCCCCTGACGGCCGGTGACGCGACGCGGCTGCCGTTCCGGGACGACGTCTTCGACGCGGTGACGATCTCCTTCGGGCTGCGCAACGTCCAGGACACGGACGCGGCGCTGCGCGAGCTGTACCGGGTGACCAGGCCCGGCGGACGCGTGGTGATCTGCGAGTTCTCCCACCCCACCTGGGCCCCGTTCCGGACGGTGTACGAGGAGTACCTGATGCGCGCGCTGCCGCCGGTCGCGCGCGCCGTGTCGTCCAGCCCCGACGCGTACGTCTACCTCGCCGAGTCCATCCAGAGCTGGCCCGACCAGCCGACGCTGGCCGGGCTCCTGAAGAAGGCCGGCTGGTCGAAGGTGGCCTGGCGGAACCTGACGGGCGGCATCGTCGCCCTGCACCGGGGCACCAAGGCCTGA
- a CDS encoding NAD(P)-dependent oxidoreductase encodes MNSTPDHTTVTVLGLGRMGSALAAAFLAAGHPTTVWNRTPAKADALAAEGAVRADTVAEAVTASDLVIVCVLDHPAVQALLDPLAGSLTGRTVVNLTSGSPEQAREMAAWAAGHSIAYLDGGIMTTPDGVGNRASMFLYGGSREAFAAHRDTLAVLGDPVDLGADAGLASLYDAGLLGLMWSVFGGWLHATALVGADGVTAGAFTPVAVRWLTTVSLFMDRYAGQIDAGHYPGDDATIDVQLAAIEHLLHAGHARGVDGRLPELHRELMAKAAAEGNGGDSYARLVEAFRGR; translated from the coding sequence ATGAACAGCACACCCGACCACACCACCGTCACCGTCCTGGGCCTCGGCCGCATGGGATCCGCGCTCGCCGCCGCGTTCCTCGCCGCCGGTCACCCCACCACCGTCTGGAACCGCACGCCCGCCAAGGCCGACGCCCTCGCCGCCGAGGGGGCGGTCCGCGCGGACACCGTCGCCGAGGCGGTCACCGCGAGCGACCTCGTGATCGTCTGCGTCCTCGACCACCCCGCCGTGCAGGCGCTGCTGGACCCGCTGGCCGGGTCGCTCACGGGCCGCACCGTGGTGAACCTGACGTCCGGATCGCCGGAGCAGGCCCGGGAGATGGCCGCCTGGGCGGCCGGGCACTCCATCGCATACCTGGACGGCGGCATCATGACGACGCCGGACGGCGTGGGCAACCGGGCGAGCATGTTCCTCTACGGAGGGTCCCGGGAGGCGTTCGCGGCGCACCGCGACACCCTGGCCGTGCTCGGCGACCCGGTCGACCTGGGCGCGGACGCCGGGCTGGCCTCGCTGTACGACGCGGGACTGCTGGGGCTGATGTGGTCGGTCTTCGGTGGCTGGCTGCACGCCACGGCGCTCGTCGGCGCCGACGGGGTGACCGCGGGCGCCTTCACCCCGGTCGCGGTCCGCTGGCTGACGACGGTGAGCCTCTTCATGGACCGGTACGCCGGGCAGATCGACGCCGGCCACTACCCGGGCGACGACGCCACCATCGACGTCCAGCTCGCGGCGATCGAGCACCTGCTGCACGCCGGCCACGCGCGGGGGGTCGACGGGAGGCTGCCGGAGCTGCACCGGGAGCTGATGGCGAAGGCCGCCGCCGAGGGCAACGGCGGAGACAGCTACGCCCGCCTGGTGGAGGCCTTCCGCGGGCGCTGA
- a CDS encoding C40 family peptidase, with translation MSHTAHIPSHRKPRRSASKLALRAGVAGGVLGTIAVAGAAGPANAEPVTETIEMPTLNADLSADLSSAVAASAEATQQVALDQELQAQEDAAATKAAKEAKTAKAEAERKAEAEEAQRKAEAKAKAEAAERASRSSERTTLSASGGDSDEDGGGSSYDSGQATGSAAAIVAFARAQVGDAYVMGSTGPNSWDCSGLVQAAYRQAGVDLPRVSGDQSSRGTSVSLDDLQPGDILYWGSRSNSYHVAIYVGGGNFVGAQNPGTGVVERSLDYDMPSGAVRVL, from the coding sequence ATGTCCCACACCGCTCACATACCCAGCCACCGGAAGCCCCGCCGCAGCGCTTCGAAGCTCGCGCTGCGGGCCGGAGTTGCCGGTGGCGTCCTCGGCACCATCGCGGTGGCCGGTGCAGCCGGGCCGGCCAACGCCGAGCCGGTGACCGAGACCATCGAGATGCCCACTCTCAACGCGGACCTGTCCGCGGACCTGTCCAGCGCCGTCGCCGCCTCCGCCGAGGCGACCCAGCAGGTGGCGCTCGACCAGGAACTGCAGGCTCAGGAGGACGCCGCGGCCACGAAGGCCGCGAAGGAGGCCAAGACCGCCAAGGCGGAGGCCGAGCGCAAGGCCGAGGCCGAGGAGGCCCAGCGCAAGGCCGAGGCGAAGGCCAAGGCCGAGGCCGCCGAGCGCGCCTCCCGCTCCTCCGAGCGCACCACGCTCTCCGCGTCCGGCGGCGACTCCGACGAGGACGGCGGCGGCTCCTCCTACGACTCCGGCCAGGCCACCGGCTCCGCCGCGGCGATCGTGGCCTTCGCCCGCGCCCAGGTCGGCGACGCCTACGTCATGGGCAGCACCGGCCCGAACTCGTGGGACTGCTCGGGCCTCGTCCAGGCCGCCTACCGCCAGGCCGGCGTCGACCTCCCGCGCGTCTCCGGCGACCAGTCCAGCCGCGGCACCTCCGTCTCGCTGGACGACCTCCAGCCCGGCGACATCCTCTACTGGGGCAGCCGGAGCAACTCGTACCACGTGGCGATCTACGTGGGCGGCGGCAACTTCGTCGGCGCGCAGAACCCCGGCACCGGTGTCGTCGAGCGCTCGCTCGACTACGACATGCCGTCCGGCGCGGTCCGCGTGCTCTAA
- a CDS encoding GNAT family N-acetyltransferase: MTELLPAAVEPAAAAPAAGPAVRLRVPTDEDAYAWHRVFDDPEVMEFFQGGPAELSAYHEITARQRRHDAELGFCLWTLLDEDGEVIGFTGAQPWPRAWGPVGEIEIGWRLARSAWGRGYATAAARVTLERLREAGVQRVVAMVNTRNERSVAVTRRLGMTRAETYAIPGSGGQEGYCFRLEL, encoded by the coding sequence ATGACCGAGCTGCTCCCCGCCGCCGTCGAGCCCGCCGCCGCAGCGCCCGCCGCCGGGCCGGCCGTCCGGTTGCGCGTGCCGACGGACGAGGACGCGTACGCCTGGCACCGGGTGTTCGACGACCCGGAGGTCATGGAGTTCTTCCAGGGCGGGCCGGCGGAGCTGTCGGCGTACCACGAGATCACCGCCCGGCAGCGCCGGCACGACGCCGAACTCGGCTTCTGCCTGTGGACGCTGCTGGACGAGGACGGCGAGGTCATCGGCTTCACCGGCGCGCAGCCGTGGCCGCGCGCCTGGGGGCCGGTCGGCGAGATCGAGATCGGCTGGCGGCTGGCGCGGTCCGCGTGGGGCAGGGGGTACGCCACGGCCGCCGCCCGCGTCACGCTGGAGCGGCTGCGGGAGGCGGGCGTCCAGCGGGTGGTCGCCATGGTGAACACCCGCAACGAGCGGTCGGTGGCGGTGACGCGGCGGCTCGGGATGACCCGCGCGGAGACGTACGCGATCCCCGGCAGCGGCGGGCAGGAGGGGTACTGCTTCCGCCTGGAGCTGTGA
- a CDS encoding geranylgeranyl reductase family protein, translating into MTEQQTLSEHTADVIVVGAGPAGSTTAYYLAKAGLDVLLLEKTAFPREKVCGDGLTPRATKQLVAMGIDISEEAGWLRNKGLRIIGGGVRLQLDWPDLASYPDYGLVRKRDDFDEQLARQAQKAGARLYERCNVGAPVVDDRTGRITGVRAKLGEEKREVTFHAPLVVAADGNSTRLSLAMGLHRREDRPMGVAVRTYFTSPRHEDDYLESWLELWDRRGPGEDRLLPGYGWIFGMGDGTSNVGLGVLNTSDSFKELDWREVLKAWCASMPEDWGYTPENMTGPIRGAALPMAFNRQPHYTRGLLLVGDAGGLVNPFNGEGIAYAMESGQIAADVIVQAHARSTPAQRELALHHYPKVLKETYGGYYTLGRAFVKLIGNPKVMKIATQRGLTHPLLMKFTLKMLANLTDPTGGDAMDRIINGLSKVAPKA; encoded by the coding sequence GTGACCGAGCAGCAGACCCTCTCCGAACACACCGCGGATGTGATCGTCGTCGGGGCCGGTCCGGCCGGCTCGACGACCGCGTACTACCTCGCCAAGGCGGGACTCGACGTCCTGCTCCTGGAGAAGACCGCCTTCCCCCGCGAGAAGGTCTGCGGTGACGGCCTCACCCCGCGCGCCACCAAGCAGCTGGTCGCCATGGGGATCGACATCTCCGAAGAGGCCGGCTGGCTGCGGAACAAGGGCCTGCGCATCATCGGCGGCGGCGTCCGCCTCCAGCTCGACTGGCCCGACCTGGCCTCGTACCCGGACTACGGACTGGTCCGCAAGCGCGACGACTTCGACGAGCAGCTCGCCCGCCAGGCGCAGAAGGCGGGCGCGCGGCTGTACGAGCGGTGCAACGTGGGCGCGCCGGTCGTCGACGACCGCACCGGCCGGATCACCGGCGTGCGGGCCAAGCTCGGTGAGGAGAAGCGCGAGGTCACCTTCCACGCGCCGCTCGTCGTCGCCGCCGACGGCAACTCCACGCGCCTGTCGCTGGCGATGGGCCTGCACCGGCGCGAGGACCGGCCGATGGGCGTGGCCGTGCGGACGTACTTCACCTCCCCGCGTCACGAGGACGACTACCTGGAGTCCTGGCTGGAGCTGTGGGACCGCCGCGGCCCCGGCGAGGACCGGCTGCTGCCCGGCTACGGGTGGATCTTCGGCATGGGCGACGGCACGTCCAACGTCGGCCTCGGCGTCCTCAACACCTCCGACTCCTTCAAGGAGCTGGACTGGCGCGAGGTGCTGAAGGCGTGGTGCGCCTCCATGCCGGAGGACTGGGGCTACACCCCGGAGAACATGACCGGCCCGATCCGCGGCGCCGCCCTGCCGATGGCCTTCAACCGCCAGCCGCACTACACGCGCGGCCTGCTGCTGGTCGGCGACGCGGGCGGCCTGGTCAACCCGTTCAACGGCGAGGGCATCGCGTACGCCATGGAGTCCGGCCAGATCGCCGCCGACGTCATCGTCCAGGCGCATGCCCGCTCCACTCCCGCGCAGCGCGAACTGGCCCTGCACCACTACCCGAAGGTCCTCAAGGAGACCTACGGCGGCTACTACACGCTGGGCCGCGCGTTCGTGAAGCTGATCGGCAACCCGAAGGTCATGAAGATCGCCACGCAGCGCGGTCTGACCCATCCGCTGCTGATGAAGTTCACGCTGAAGATGCTGGCGAACCTGACAGACCCGACGGGCGGCGACGCGATGGACCGGATCATCAACGGCCTGTCGAAGGTGGCCCCGAAGGCCTGA
- a CDS encoding NADH-quinone oxidoreductase subunit C, with amino-acid sequence MSDDRPNPDKDLSAQNLPGQRGDHGEEVRVQRGMFGANSGGDTSGYGGLVRSVRLPGPATRPYGGWFDEVADELEGALEEQGLLPANAIEKTVVDRGELTFHIAREHLLRVARTLRDDPALRFELCTGVSGVHYEGDKGRELHAVYHLRSLTHGRLIRLEVTAPDADPHVPSLVAVYPTNDWHERETYDFFGLIFDGHPALTRIMMPDDWQGFPQRKDYPLGGIAVEYKGAQIPAPDQRRSYS; translated from the coding sequence ATGAGCGACGACCGGCCCAACCCCGACAAGGACCTCAGCGCGCAGAACCTGCCCGGCCAGCGCGGCGACCACGGCGAGGAGGTCCGCGTCCAGCGCGGCATGTTCGGCGCCAACAGCGGCGGCGACACCTCCGGCTACGGCGGCCTCGTCCGCTCCGTACGCCTGCCCGGCCCGGCCACCCGCCCCTACGGCGGCTGGTTCGACGAGGTCGCCGACGAGCTGGAGGGCGCCCTGGAGGAACAGGGGCTCCTCCCGGCGAACGCCATCGAGAAGACGGTCGTCGACCGCGGCGAGCTGACCTTCCACATCGCCCGCGAGCACCTGCTGCGCGTCGCCCGCACCCTGCGCGACGACCCCGCCCTGCGCTTCGAGCTGTGCACCGGCGTCAGCGGCGTCCACTACGAGGGCGACAAGGGCCGCGAACTGCACGCGGTGTACCACCTGCGCTCGCTCACCCACGGCCGGCTGATCCGGCTGGAGGTCACCGCCCCGGACGCCGACCCGCACGTCCCCTCGCTCGTCGCGGTCTACCCGACCAACGACTGGCACGAGCGCGAGACGTACGACTTCTTCGGGCTGATCTTCGACGGCCACCCCGCCCTCACCCGGATCATGATGCCGGACGACTGGCAGGGCTTCCCGCAGCGCAAGGACTACCCCCTCGGCGGCATCGCCGTCGAGTACAAGGGCGCCCAGATCCCGGCTCCGGACCAGCGGAGGTCGTACTCGTGA
- the mqnC gene encoding cyclic dehypoxanthinyl futalosine synthase encodes MTEKADLQSVLDRAAAGGRITPEEALDLYRSAPLHALGAAADAVRRRRYAGTEHIATYIIERNINYTNVCVTACKFCAFYAPPKDTAKGWTRDLDDILRRCAETVELGGTQIMFQGGHHPDYGVEYYEKHFAAIKKDFPQLVIHSLGASEVEHMARISGVSVEEAISRIHAAGLDSFAGAGAELLPERPRKAIAPLKESGERWLEIMEIAHRMGVESTSTMLMGTGETNAERIEHLRMIRDVQDRTGGFRAFIPYTYQPENNHLKGRTQATIFEYLRMIAIARLFFDNIAHIQGSWLTTGKEIGQLTLHYGADDLGSIMLEENVVSSAGAKHRSNLREMIDMIRTADRVPAQRTTTYEHIVVHDDPANDPVDDRVASHISSTAIAGGTAHPELKLLPAT; translated from the coding sequence GTGACCGAGAAGGCCGACCTTCAGTCCGTCCTGGACCGTGCCGCCGCGGGTGGGCGGATCACCCCCGAGGAGGCGCTCGACCTCTACCGGTCGGCCCCGCTGCACGCGCTGGGCGCGGCGGCGGACGCGGTGCGCCGACGGCGCTACGCGGGTACCGAGCACATCGCGACGTACATCATCGAGCGCAACATCAACTACACGAACGTGTGCGTCACCGCGTGCAAGTTCTGCGCCTTCTACGCGCCGCCCAAGGACACCGCCAAGGGCTGGACCCGCGACCTGGACGACATCCTGCGCCGCTGCGCGGAGACCGTCGAACTGGGCGGCACGCAGATCATGTTCCAGGGCGGGCACCACCCGGACTACGGCGTGGAGTACTACGAGAAGCACTTCGCCGCCATCAAGAAGGACTTCCCGCAGCTGGTCATCCACTCCCTCGGCGCGTCCGAGGTCGAGCACATGGCCCGCATCTCGGGCGTCTCCGTCGAGGAGGCGATCTCCCGCATCCACGCCGCCGGGCTCGACTCCTTCGCGGGCGCCGGCGCCGAACTGCTGCCCGAGCGGCCGCGGAAGGCGATCGCGCCGCTCAAGGAGTCCGGCGAGCGCTGGCTGGAGATCATGGAGATCGCGCACCGGATGGGCGTCGAGTCGACGTCCACGATGCTGATGGGCACCGGCGAGACCAACGCCGAGCGCATCGAGCACCTGCGCATGATCCGCGACGTGCAGGACCGCACGGGCGGCTTCCGCGCGTTCATCCCGTACACGTACCAGCCGGAGAACAACCACCTCAAGGGCCGCACCCAGGCCACGATCTTCGAGTACCTGCGCATGATCGCCATCGCGCGGCTGTTCTTCGACAACATCGCCCACATCCAGGGCTCGTGGCTCACCACGGGCAAGGAGATCGGGCAGCTGACCCTGCACTACGGCGCGGACGACCTCGGATCGATCATGCTGGAGGAGAACGTCGTCTCCTCGGCGGGCGCCAAGCACCGCTCCAACCTGCGCGAGATGATCGACATGATCCGCACCGCCGACCGCGTCCCGGCGCAGCGCACCACGACGTACGAGCACATCGTCGTCCACGACGACCCGGCGAACGACCCGGTCGACGACCGCGTCGCCTCCCACATCTCCTCCACCGCCATCGCCGGCGGCACCGCCCACCCCGAGCTCAAGCTGCTCCCGGCCACCTGA
- a CDS encoding NuoB/complex I 20 kDa subunit family protein → MGLEEKLPSGFLLTTVEQAAGWVRKASVFPATFGLACCAIEMMTTGAGRYDLARFGMEVFRGSPRQADLMIVAGRVSQKMAPVLRQVYDQMPNPKWVISMGVCASSGGMFNNYAIVQGVDHIVPVDIYLPGCPPRPEMLMDAILKLHQKIQGSKLGVNAREAAREAEEAALKALPTIEMKGLLR, encoded by the coding sequence ATGGGACTCGAAGAGAAACTGCCGAGCGGTTTTCTGCTGACGACCGTCGAACAGGCCGCGGGCTGGGTGCGCAAGGCGTCCGTCTTCCCCGCGACCTTCGGCCTCGCCTGCTGTGCCATCGAGATGATGACCACCGGCGCCGGGCGGTACGACCTGGCGCGCTTCGGCATGGAGGTCTTCCGCGGCTCACCGCGCCAGGCCGACCTGATGATCGTGGCGGGCCGGGTGAGCCAGAAGATGGCGCCCGTCCTGCGCCAGGTCTACGACCAGATGCCCAACCCCAAGTGGGTCATTTCCATGGGGGTTTGCGCATCGTCGGGCGGGATGTTCAACAATTACGCGATTGTGCAGGGTGTCGACCACATCGTCCCCGTCGACATCTATTTGCCCGGCTGCCCGCCGCGCCCGGAGATGCTGATGGACGCGATCCTCAAGCTCCACCAGAAGATCCAGGGCTCCAAGCTCGGCGTGAACGCGCGCGAGGCGGCCCGCGAGGCCGAGGAAGCGGCGCTCAAGGCACTGCCCACGATCGAGATGAAGGGGCTGCTGCGATGA
- a CDS encoding helix-turn-helix domain-containing protein, which produces MSPGTVAIAVVPDPRLGISPWEMYELSIALAVFGTPHGDLADPWYDLRLCTTGGSPAGPFSLRTDHGLDALAGAGTVIVPSVPDRVVDEGEDVPADLVEALRAAAASGARMVSLCTGAFALAAAGLLDGRRATAHWQHTAELAARYPAVIVDDSVLYTDEGTVLTSAGATAALDLCLHLVRRDLGARIAGQLARRLVVHAHRAGGQAQFIEAPLPPADTDSLGPVLQWASEHLAEPLTVEGLARRARMSPRSFHRRLLEATGTTPLKWLLQQRVARAQLLLESTDLPVERIGEASGLGTAANLRRHFSRSVGVSPTDYRRAYRPPERPPPPGVRPSGPPSTGR; this is translated from the coding sequence ATGAGCCCGGGGACCGTAGCCATCGCCGTCGTTCCCGACCCGCGCCTGGGCATATCGCCCTGGGAGATGTACGAACTGTCCATCGCGCTCGCGGTGTTCGGCACCCCGCACGGCGACCTCGCCGACCCCTGGTACGACCTGCGCCTGTGCACCACCGGCGGCTCCCCGGCCGGCCCCTTCTCGCTCCGGACCGACCACGGCCTGGACGCCCTGGCCGGAGCCGGCACCGTCATCGTCCCGTCGGTCCCCGACCGGGTGGTGGACGAGGGCGAGGACGTCCCCGCCGACCTGGTCGAGGCGCTGCGCGCGGCGGCCGCCTCAGGGGCGCGGATGGTGTCGCTGTGCACCGGTGCCTTCGCGCTCGCCGCCGCCGGGCTCCTGGACGGCCGCCGCGCCACCGCCCACTGGCAGCACACCGCCGAGCTGGCCGCCCGGTACCCGGCCGTGATCGTCGACGACTCCGTCCTGTACACCGACGAGGGGACGGTCCTCACCAGCGCGGGCGCCACGGCCGCCCTCGACCTGTGCCTGCACCTGGTCCGCCGCGACCTCGGCGCCCGGATCGCCGGGCAGCTCGCCCGCCGCCTGGTGGTGCACGCCCACCGCGCGGGCGGCCAGGCGCAGTTCATCGAGGCGCCACTGCCGCCGGCGGACACGGACAGCCTCGGCCCCGTGCTCCAGTGGGCCAGCGAGCACCTCGCCGAGCCGCTGACCGTCGAGGGCCTCGCCCGGCGGGCGCGGATGAGCCCGCGCAGCTTCCACCGGCGCCTCCTGGAGGCCACCGGCACCACGCCACTGAAGTGGCTGCTCCAGCAGCGCGTCGCCCGCGCCCAGCTGCTGCTGGAGTCGACGGACCTGCCCGTCGAGCGGATCGGCGAGGCCAGCGGCCTCGGCACGGCGGCGAACCTCCGCCGCCACTTCAGCCGGTCGGTGGGGGTCTCCCCCACCGACTACCGCAGGGCGTACCGCCCCCCGGAGAGGCCCCCGCCGCCGGGGGTCAGGCCTTCGGGGCCACCTTCGACAGGCCGTTGA
- a CDS encoding NADH-quinone oxidoreductase subunit D, with protein sequence MTTPHAPQAPRADARETTEGTVYTVTGGDWDEVARSAAEADDERIVVNMGPQHPSTHGVLRLILEIDGETVTEARCGIGYLHTGIEKNLEYRTWTQGTTFVTRMDYLTPFFNETAYCLGVEKLLGIEDQIPDRATVIRVLLMELNRLSSHLVCIATGGMELGATTIMIYGFRDRELILDLYELITGLRMNHAFIRPGGLAQDLPPGAVDQLREFVKTMKKNMPEYDKLATGNPIFKARMQDIGYLDLAGCMALGATGPILRSAGLPHDLRKTDPYCGYETYDFDVPTADTCDAYGRFLIRLEEMRQSLRIVEQCLDRLEPGPVMVADKKIAWPAQLALGPDGLGNSLDHIKKIMGTSMEALIHHFKLVTEGFRVPPGQTYTAVESPKGELGVHVVSDGGTRPYRVHFRDPSFTNLQAMAAMCEGGQVADVIVAVASIDPVMGGVDR encoded by the coding sequence GTGACCACCCCACACGCTCCCCAGGCCCCGCGGGCCGACGCCCGCGAGACCACCGAGGGCACCGTCTACACCGTCACCGGCGGCGACTGGGACGAGGTCGCCCGGTCCGCGGCCGAGGCCGACGACGAGCGGATCGTCGTCAACATGGGCCCCCAGCACCCGTCCACGCACGGCGTGCTCCGGCTCATCCTGGAGATCGACGGCGAGACCGTCACCGAGGCCCGCTGCGGCATCGGCTACCTCCACACCGGCATCGAGAAGAACCTCGAGTACCGCACCTGGACGCAGGGCACGACCTTCGTCACGCGCATGGACTACCTGACGCCGTTCTTCAACGAGACGGCGTACTGCCTGGGCGTGGAGAAGCTCCTCGGCATCGAGGACCAGATCCCCGACCGGGCGACGGTCATCCGCGTCCTGCTGATGGAACTCAACCGGCTCTCCTCCCACCTGGTGTGCATCGCCACCGGCGGCATGGAACTCGGCGCCACCACCATCATGATCTACGGCTTCCGGGACCGCGAGCTGATCCTGGACCTGTACGAACTGATCACCGGGCTGCGCATGAACCACGCGTTCATCCGCCCCGGCGGCCTCGCACAGGACCTGCCGCCCGGCGCGGTCGACCAGCTCCGCGAGTTCGTGAAGACCATGAAGAAGAACATGCCGGAGTACGACAAGCTCGCCACCGGCAACCCCATCTTCAAGGCCCGCATGCAGGACATCGGCTACCTCGACCTGGCCGGCTGCATGGCCCTCGGCGCGACGGGGCCGATCCTGCGCTCCGCGGGCCTCCCGCACGACCTGCGCAAGACCGACCCGTACTGCGGCTACGAGACGTACGACTTCGACGTCCCCACCGCCGACACCTGCGACGCCTACGGCCGCTTCCTGATCCGGCTGGAGGAGATGCGCCAGTCGCTGCGGATCGTCGAGCAGTGCCTGGACCGGCTGGAGCCCGGCCCGGTGATGGTCGCCGACAAGAAGATCGCCTGGCCCGCGCAGCTCGCCCTCGGCCCCGACGGGCTCGGCAACTCCCTCGACCACATCAAGAAGATCATGGGCACCTCCATGGAGGCCCTGATCCACCACTTCAAGCTGGTCACCGAGGGCTTCCGGGTCCCGCCCGGCCAGACCTACACGGCGGTCGAGTCGCCCAAGGGCGAGCTCGGCGTCCACGTCGTCAGCGACGGCGGCACCCGCCCCTACCGGGTCCACTTCCGCGACCCGTCCTTCACCAACCTCCAGGCCATGGCGGCCATGTGCGAAGGCGGCCAGGTCGCCGACGTCATCGTCGCCGTCGCGTCCATCGACCCCGTGATGGGAGGCGTCGACCGGTAA
- a CDS encoding NADH-quinone oxidoreductase subunit A, whose protein sequence is MNAYAPILVLGALGAGFAIFSVVMATLIGPKRYNRAKLQAYECGIEPTPTPAGGGRFPIKYYLTAMLFIVFDIEIVFLYPWAVSFDALGLFGLVEMLLFVLTVFVAYAYVWRRGGLEWD, encoded by the coding sequence GTGAATGCCTACGCGCCCATCCTCGTGCTCGGCGCCCTCGGGGCAGGGTTTGCGATCTTCTCCGTGGTCATGGCCACGCTTATCGGCCCAAAGAGGTACAACCGGGCGAAGCTTCAGGCATACGAGTGCGGCATCGAGCCGACGCCCACTCCGGCCGGAGGGGGCCGCTTCCCCATCAAGTACTACCTGACGGCGATGCTCTTCATCGTCTTCGACATCGAGATCGTCTTCCTCTACCCCTGGGCCGTCAGCTTCGACGCCCTGGGGCTTTTCGGGCTCGTGGAGATGCTGCTCTTCGTGCTCACCGTCTTCGTCGCCTACGCGTACGTGTGGCGGCGCGGCGGCCTGGAATGGGACTGA
- the nuoE gene encoding NADH-quinone oxidoreductase subunit NuoE produces MTDVSLGMPQLPAPDYPADVRARLEADAREVVARYPDSRSALLPLLHLVQSEEGHVTRTGMRFCAEVLDLTTAEVTAVATFYSMYRRRPSGDYQVGVCTNTLCAVMGGDAIFEELQRHLGVGNSETTSDGKVTLEHIECNAACDFAPVVMVNWEFFDNQTPESAKRLVDDLRAGRPVAPTRGAPLCTYKETARILAGFPDERPGAVEATGGAGPASLIGLKLAKGEAAPGARVVHPRGEAPRDAPRDEPGSEHLSSHDAPQPTSASDPQHPSGPVGPAGPATEEGE; encoded by the coding sequence ATGACAGACGTCAGCTTGGGGATGCCGCAGCTCCCCGCCCCCGATTACCCGGCCGATGTGCGCGCCCGGCTCGAAGCGGACGCCCGCGAGGTCGTCGCCCGCTACCCCGACAGCCGCTCCGCCCTGCTGCCCCTGCTGCACCTGGTGCAGTCCGAGGAGGGGCACGTCACCCGCACCGGCATGCGGTTCTGCGCCGAGGTGCTGGACCTGACCACCGCCGAGGTCACCGCCGTCGCCACCTTCTACTCCATGTACCGGCGGCGGCCCTCCGGCGACTACCAGGTCGGGGTGTGCACCAACACCCTGTGCGCCGTCATGGGCGGCGACGCCATCTTCGAGGAGCTCCAGCGGCACCTCGGCGTCGGCAACAGCGAGACGACGTCCGACGGCAAGGTCACCCTCGAACACATCGAGTGCAACGCGGCCTGCGACTTCGCCCCCGTGGTGATGGTCAACTGGGAGTTCTTCGACAACCAGACGCCCGAGTCGGCCAAGCGGCTCGTCGACGACCTGCGCGCCGGCCGGCCCGTCGCACCCACCCGCGGCGCGCCCCTGTGCACGTACAAGGAGACCGCCCGCATCCTCGCCGGCTTCCCCGACGAGCGCCCCGGCGCGGTCGAGGCGACCGGCGGCGCGGGTCCCGCCTCGCTGATCGGCCTCAAGCTCGCCAAGGGCGAGGCCGCGCCCGGCGCCCGGGTGGTCCACCCGCGCGGCGAGGCCCCGCGGGACGCCCCGCGCGACGAGCCCGGCTCGGAGCACCTCAGCTCGCACGACGCGCCCCAGCCGACGTCCGCCTCCGACCCGCAGCACCCGTCCGGCCCGGTCGGTCCGGCCGGCCCGGCCACCGAGGAGGGGGAGTGA